A genomic region of Streptosporangium lutulentum contains the following coding sequences:
- a CDS encoding serine/threonine-protein kinase, whose product MRTVAERYKLTSPIARGGMGVVWQGSDLRLNRSVAVKLIYEDDLVAKNEATRRFYREARITARLRHPGVPVVYDFGSDGGELFMVMEYLDGHMVADLIAEQSPLPVSWAALIAAQVCAVLAAAHAADLIHRDIKPNNLVMCADATVKVIDFGVATALGAKEFSQITEAGQIPGTARYMAPELVDGAEASRSSDLYTVGCLLYELLTGSRPYASRDLMNEIHRSRREIPPPVERSDVPEELEELTLRLLAKSPEERPESALSVFESLLPLVKALPPLPGLINKDLSIDPVHMYAAVIQHVST is encoded by the coding sequence GTGAGGACGGTCGCCGAGCGCTACAAGCTGACCAGTCCCATCGCCCGCGGCGGTATGGGCGTTGTCTGGCAGGGATCGGATCTGCGGCTCAACCGTTCCGTCGCGGTCAAATTGATCTACGAAGATGACTTGGTCGCCAAGAATGAGGCGACGCGTCGCTTCTATCGTGAGGCGCGGATCACCGCCCGTCTGCGGCACCCCGGTGTGCCCGTCGTCTATGACTTCGGTAGCGACGGCGGGGAGCTCTTCATGGTCATGGAGTATCTCGACGGTCACATGGTCGCGGACCTGATCGCCGAGCAGTCTCCCTTGCCGGTCTCTTGGGCGGCCCTTATCGCGGCGCAGGTCTGTGCCGTCCTGGCCGCCGCTCATGCCGCCGATTTGATCCACCGAGACATCAAGCCGAACAACCTGGTGATGTGCGCGGATGCCACGGTGAAAGTGATCGACTTCGGAGTGGCCACGGCTCTTGGGGCCAAGGAGTTCTCGCAGATCACCGAGGCCGGGCAGATTCCCGGTACGGCTCGCTACATGGCGCCGGAGCTTGTGGACGGTGCCGAGGCGAGCCGCTCAAGTGACCTGTATACCGTGGGATGTCTGCTCTATGAACTGCTTACCGGTTCGCGCCCGTACGCCTCGCGGGATCTCATGAATGAGATCCATCGCAGTCGGCGGGAAATTCCGCCTCCGGTGGAGCGATCAGATGTTCCCGAAGAGCTGGAGGAGTTGACGCTCAGATTGCTCGCCAAGTCTCCCGAAGAGCGTCCAGAGAGCGCGCTGTCGGTCTTCGAGAGCCTGCTTCCGCTGGTGAAGGCGTTACCGCCGTTACCAGGCTTGATTAATAAGGATCTTTCCATTGACCCCGTGCATATGTACGCGGCGGTCATTCAGCACGTCAGTACGTAA
- a CDS encoding UvrD-helicase domain-containing protein: MQGEATLRLLDKADKEILKLSRDVKGAIYDFQHKFRKSPANPGLHFKQLKGHPRLYSARVNQEYRALLLHAGESDYILVAVKHRKDVYDNLDRFAYQINPVTGGIEFVDLVSIERKVLDETLVPTVPAEKQVGQGTPAPSAPNEKKARHATPDPSGSETLFAAFTAEQLLDLGVAEPLLGLIAKITTEDELLGLVEYTPQLTAEVLLALHDGKTLDEVLDQVTTPVTAEEPVDVEDYQAALARPATQVTTDDTALQEVLEGDFGRWRVFLHPAQRKVVERDYSGPARISGGPGTGKTIVALHRVKHLVDALGPGDDKAILFTTFNKNLAADLRQRLLELAGAEVAKRVEIVNIDKLATQIVAEAEPGGRRRWIDDTKALLEWEDLLLEQGETRWDGEFLHAEWSHVILGQAINSRADYFRARRAGRGRSISREDRAAIWQLVERYIKRLDDKELWTFRQVAERAARLEIERARQRASYEADQVSAVKLQRESGIWHRPRYRHIVVDEAQDLSAAHWKMLRAMVPEGPNDIFLAGDTHQRIYGNYVSLGSLGINIRGRSSKLTLSYRTTHEILGAALGLLGQEEWDDLDDGHDDLSGYRSVLHGMRPTLRPSATWVAELDAVVEQVREWNDVALASIAICVPERRMVAEVENRLGKAGIIAAAIGAEGPKLYDAIHVGTMHRFKGLEYQRMILVGVAEGLVPSHHAAQYESTDPLRYRRELQRARSLLFVAATRARDTLVISWHGQKSRFLP; encoded by the coding sequence ATGCAAGGTGAGGCGACGCTGCGGCTGCTCGACAAGGCGGACAAGGAGATCCTCAAGCTCTCTCGGGACGTCAAGGGCGCGATCTACGACTTCCAGCACAAGTTCCGTAAGAGCCCGGCCAACCCCGGGCTGCACTTCAAGCAGCTCAAGGGGCATCCGCGGCTGTATTCGGCGCGGGTCAACCAGGAGTATCGAGCGCTACTGCTCCACGCCGGAGAGTCGGACTACATTCTGGTGGCGGTCAAGCACCGCAAGGACGTCTACGACAATCTCGATCGCTTCGCCTACCAGATCAACCCGGTCACCGGTGGTATCGAGTTCGTCGACTTGGTCTCCATCGAGAGGAAGGTCCTCGACGAGACCCTCGTCCCTACGGTTCCGGCTGAGAAGCAGGTTGGTCAGGGGACTCCCGCTCCCTCAGCCCCGAACGAGAAAAAGGCCCGGCATGCGACTCCCGACCCTTCGGGCTCGGAGACGTTGTTCGCCGCCTTTACGGCAGAGCAGCTTCTCGATCTAGGTGTGGCCGAGCCGCTGCTCGGGCTGATTGCGAAGATCACGACTGAGGATGAGCTGCTCGGCCTGGTTGAGTACACACCGCAGCTCACCGCCGAGGTGCTGCTTGCGCTCCATGACGGCAAGACCCTCGACGAGGTTCTCGACCAGGTCACCACTCCCGTCACCGCTGAGGAGCCGGTCGACGTCGAGGACTACCAGGCAGCCCTGGCCAGGCCGGCCACCCAGGTCACCACCGACGACACCGCCCTACAGGAGGTGCTGGAGGGAGACTTCGGGCGCTGGCGCGTCTTCCTGCACCCTGCTCAGCGCAAGGTGGTGGAACGGGATTACAGCGGGCCTGCTCGGATCAGCGGGGGGCCCGGCACCGGCAAGACCATCGTCGCGCTGCATCGTGTGAAGCACCTGGTGGACGCGCTCGGACCGGGGGACGACAAGGCGATTCTGTTCACCACGTTCAACAAGAATCTGGCGGCCGATCTGCGTCAGCGACTGCTTGAGCTTGCTGGGGCAGAGGTGGCCAAGCGGGTGGAGATCGTCAACATCGACAAGCTCGCCACACAGATCGTCGCGGAAGCCGAGCCCGGCGGGCGTCGCCGATGGATCGACGACACCAAGGCGTTGCTGGAGTGGGAAGATCTCCTTCTGGAGCAGGGGGAGACGCGTTGGGACGGCGAGTTCCTTCATGCGGAGTGGTCTCACGTCATCCTCGGTCAGGCGATCAACTCGCGTGCCGACTATTTCCGTGCGCGTCGCGCGGGCCGGGGCCGATCCATCAGCAGGGAAGATCGTGCGGCGATCTGGCAGCTTGTCGAGCGATATATCAAACGGCTCGACGACAAGGAGCTGTGGACCTTCCGGCAGGTGGCCGAACGTGCCGCCCGGCTGGAGATCGAGCGCGCGCGGCAGAGGGCCTCATACGAGGCGGACCAGGTCAGCGCGGTCAAGCTGCAGCGGGAGTCGGGGATCTGGCATCGTCCTCGCTACCGGCACATTGTGGTCGACGAGGCACAGGATCTGAGCGCCGCCCATTGGAAGATGCTCCGCGCCATGGTCCCCGAAGGCCCCAACGATATCTTCCTCGCCGGCGACACCCATCAGCGGATCTACGGTAACTACGTCTCGCTGGGCAGTCTCGGCATCAATATCCGTGGGCGATCGTCCAAGCTCACCCTCAGCTACCGGACCACGCACGAGATCCTCGGGGCCGCACTGGGCCTGCTTGGTCAGGAGGAGTGGGACGACCTCGACGACGGCCACGACGATCTGTCTGGATACAGATCCGTTCTGCACGGCATGCGTCCGACATTGCGTCCGTCGGCCACGTGGGTCGCTGAGCTCGACGCCGTCGTCGAACAGGTCCGGGAATGGAACGACGTGGCACTCGCGTCGATCGCGATCTGCGTTCCCGAACGCCGTATGGTGGCCGAGGTCGAGAACCGATTGGGCAAGGCGGGGATCATCGCTGCGGCCATCGGCGCGGAGGGGCCGAAGCTGTATGACGCGATCCACGTCGGGACGATGCACCGTTTCAAGGGCCTGGAGTATCAACGGATGATTCTCGTCGGTGTCGCCGAAGGGCTGGTCCCCTCGCATCATGCCGCACAATATGAGAGCACAGACCCGTTGCGTTACCGGCGTGAGCTGCAGCGTGCCCGGTCGTTGTTGTTTGTCGCCGCCACCCGAGCCAGAGACACTCTGGTGATCTCGTGGCACGGTCAGAAGAGCAGATTCCTGCCGTGA
- a CDS encoding ParA family protein has product MISVALFNNKGGVGKTTLTYHLAHMFQRLGHRVLAVDLDPQSNLTSAFLDEDDLAILWAEPESPAWGGTQPTLTGPLARRITREAGTVAASVKPIMEGLGDVAFYEPTCITDGLWLVPGDLELSAFEDRLSAAWPNCFMGDQAAIRTTTAFYRIIDDAARRINADIVLIDVGPNLGAINRAALLAADSVLMPLAADLFSLRGLRNLGPTLRAWRGTWQGTVLPKVPKTIPAPPGEMRPLGYVIMQPTMRLDRPVKAYRRWLERIPYVFAESVLDEPQHSEHRSYEIATLRNYQSLMPLAHDARKPMFDLKAADGAIGSTQTYVQKCRAEFRELAESVIDRLFKVRAQAVQDPENMS; this is encoded by the coding sequence ATGATCTCGGTAGCGCTCTTCAACAACAAGGGGGGCGTCGGCAAGACGACGCTCACCTACCACCTGGCCCACATGTTCCAGCGTCTTGGCCACCGTGTGCTGGCCGTAGACCTGGACCCCCAGTCGAACCTGACCTCGGCGTTTCTCGATGAGGATGATCTGGCGATTCTCTGGGCGGAGCCAGAAAGCCCGGCATGGGGAGGGACGCAACCCACCCTCACCGGACCGCTCGCACGCCGGATCACAAGAGAGGCGGGTACGGTCGCGGCCTCGGTCAAGCCGATCATGGAAGGGCTGGGTGATGTCGCGTTCTACGAGCCGACATGCATCACCGACGGGCTCTGGCTCGTTCCCGGAGATCTTGAACTGAGCGCGTTCGAGGACAGACTCTCCGCTGCCTGGCCCAACTGTTTCATGGGTGATCAGGCCGCCATCCGGACGACCACGGCGTTCTACCGGATCATCGACGACGCCGCCCGTCGGATAAACGCCGACATCGTTCTCATCGATGTGGGGCCGAACCTCGGCGCGATCAACAGGGCTGCGCTCCTCGCCGCGGACAGCGTGCTGATGCCTCTCGCCGCCGACCTTTTCTCTCTCCGCGGCCTGCGCAACCTCGGACCGACGCTGCGGGCCTGGCGCGGGACGTGGCAGGGGACAGTGCTGCCGAAAGTGCCTAAGACCATTCCGGCTCCCCCCGGGGAGATGCGCCCCCTTGGCTATGTGATCATGCAGCCCACCATGCGCCTGGACCGGCCGGTAAAGGCCTACCGGCGCTGGCTTGAGCGCATCCCCTACGTCTTCGCCGAATCGGTGCTTGATGAACCTCAGCACTCTGAGCATCGATCGTACGAGATTGCGACACTGCGGAACTATCAGAGTCTGATGCCCCTCGCCCACGATGCCCGCAAGCCGATGTTCGATCTCAAAGCCGCCGACGGGGCTATAGGAAGCACGCAGACTTATGTTCAGAAATGCCGCGCCGAATTTCGTGAACTCGCCGAGAGCGTGATCGACCGACTCTTCAAGGTGCGGGCGCAAGCCGTGCAGGACCCCGAGAACATGTCGTGA
- a CDS encoding DEAD/DEAH box helicase produces MKPTLAADELRKNLTQYLTTTFALAEKPVREALERFLNHPEQGIFRGPYLRIRTPFRSAEKGWKDCLEWAPAGDWTPYRHQAKAFQRLSTLNKAAEPTLITTGTGSGKTESFLVPVLDHCRRQKANGKHGVKAVLLYPMNALATDQAHRLNDYLQQTGLNDVTGALYIGDTPEVGYQKVMTQRAEIRRNPPDILITNYKMLDLLLQRADDLPMWKDAELAYVVVDEFHTYDGAQGTDVAMLLRRLASATGHSRPGRPLGDICPVATSATLGEGGDSPGGDRSSIREVAEQVFGTVFPEGAVIGEDRLTAEEFVGEIDVTLPLPDAQELALLPDPLRDPGAMDLIAAAVTGKNGLSPQELGGVLKQHILTQAVLDLLSGGPATPAEMLELLPRRGAYNWGAAIRQSPDQAATALARFVALLSHARDPEDPKRPFLHIESHVWVRAVSRLLRLADHTPAFAWIGELPVLDADSTFNVMGKSLLPSIYCRHCGRSGWAAFSPEKDPSELVTNPEKIYRAAVGSEKKRIRPLILATRSEAEGQVQNLGILDGERIRPVDPAKDRHGEGDVVFILTDLDTKSEANHAAEQDRCPACNLDQGIRFLGAGLASLAAVTVTQLFAGNQLDISQRKTLLFNDSVQDAAHRAGFVANRSYAFSLRRLLTGRLDSETPILLNDLVADLAAAASEADVLPAVVPPDLHDRPEIDAILAQETAGSTQAWDLIGERLAFAAIMELGLRSRQGRTLELTRTAAAEVVLSDPAKIAGLARDVHTGMPGMIELASDGRYLAYLRGLLERLRYRGAIKHVWLDRWLANAGTSRYNAIWGRRPEGLPAFPRGLSAPTFLLDRQKRKSEFDRIDSDQGWYQYWTTRCLGLDRGAAGEYLARLLPMLAREDVISVRPADDGATRVYGLQPGHIQIRSLEDAQVNDAGIGCDTCAWEQTVHPELFDDWYGQPCPRYRCGGHLTNRGSQNYKLDYYRRLYLARGGEGAFRVVTAEHTGALTRRQREQVEQRFRDGTRYNDPNVLSCTPTLELGIDIGDLSAVILASLPPGPANYVQRVGRAGRRTGNAFLVTMVGRSPRDLYFLNEPRDMIAGEIVPPGSYLSAVEILHRQYVAHLVDLCARGKLDGVLPLPRLASALFGETGWLAGFTTTALAAGATSVEGFLDLFGTSVTPEAAADLRQFATADLAQTVQDAERSWGQRIADLRERLGVIDAAIEPLVESDPIQRAQKRALAAERRAVAKRIGEIGRENAQGALVELGLLPNYSLIDSTTSLEATITWDEEVDGGRRYHSEVREYQRSARLALTELAPGNSFYMRGYQHEVTGLDIGTPSRPAWEQWRVCPGCGYVRTTLAAEDTTSCPRCGGADIGELGALYGVLRPTRVTAHDRRDDAQIRDDHEDRQRRYYESAVAVDIESADIVPGSWRHTKAVFGVDFTRKAVVRRFNLGTSRYDRPATDRFAGEDVRLNPFYTCPACGGTTVDGPPATAHSDALIASSYVDPSRKHHRPWCTYRRDAEDAEHIKLILAHELRTEALRILLPVATLLIEERMASFEAALMAGVAAEYGGDPDHLAIVTATMPDQETGRRRRFLVLHDTLPGGTGYLHRLSSEEGFRGVLTAALKIVEECPCKEDEHKAACHRCLLSHVPGNKYDKVSRAEALAMLRDLLDTWDTTTVATTDAISLWDQVESELEARFLGGLEAWARRTDTPGTLGMAGVLNKKKTADLRIEGPDGSIVHWQMILQNTIKGTRPDVLFRRLDDVPLEVAVYLDGYNYHASPDRNRLAGDAVKRARLRAHGRIVFQLTWEDVEDWETRGYAPFVKGEPPRAPYLGNAQTSARQIYQQFSPGRDPEELARTVWANPVDTLLAFLREPLPELWLRRAEALTAGLLKLAQGQSRSGPDGVPERLMAALRASSLPASTMEKILTMRAVDTAGCPIAVVLDPRAGYTWTAFAMIDDTNETITADEESHRRRWAAWLYWGNLLQFLDAGSGDGGQLALTDLDAFDPSLLAVAGGAGITSMLSLLPLDEDLVDEDEDEATIPAHAVRLPQEASATQTVPFQRVSTEAKAVRKEAQTVPATTAGPDPRWEKIYDLLDPGESGLAEFARGLAELEVPAPASDEVGFELGEQAWQAELAWPSVKVAVVLAGDDDEARKRNAAYAAAGWDVRDVQGWPAEELAKCIRGGGTE; encoded by the coding sequence GTGAAGCCGACGCTGGCGGCGGATGAGCTGCGGAAGAACCTCACGCAGTACCTCACGACCACCTTCGCGCTCGCGGAGAAGCCGGTCAGGGAAGCGCTGGAGCGGTTCCTCAACCATCCCGAGCAGGGGATCTTCCGCGGGCCGTACCTGCGGATCCGCACGCCGTTCCGCTCCGCCGAGAAAGGCTGGAAGGACTGCCTGGAGTGGGCGCCGGCCGGGGACTGGACGCCGTACCGGCATCAGGCGAAGGCCTTCCAGCGGCTCAGCACGCTCAACAAGGCGGCCGAGCCGACGCTGATCACGACGGGGACCGGCTCGGGTAAGACCGAGTCGTTCCTGGTCCCGGTGCTCGACCACTGCCGGCGGCAGAAGGCGAACGGCAAGCACGGCGTGAAGGCTGTGCTGCTCTACCCGATGAACGCGCTCGCCACCGACCAGGCGCACCGGCTCAACGACTACCTCCAGCAGACCGGCTTGAACGACGTGACCGGCGCGCTCTACATCGGTGACACCCCCGAGGTCGGCTACCAGAAGGTGATGACCCAGCGGGCGGAGATCCGCCGCAACCCGCCGGACATCCTGATCACCAACTACAAGATGCTCGACCTTCTCCTCCAGCGTGCCGACGACCTGCCAATGTGGAAGGACGCCGAGCTCGCCTACGTGGTGGTGGACGAGTTCCACACCTATGACGGCGCGCAGGGCACCGACGTCGCCATGCTGCTGAGAAGGCTCGCCTCGGCCACCGGGCACTCCCGGCCCGGCAGGCCACTCGGTGACATCTGCCCCGTCGCCACCTCCGCCACCCTCGGCGAGGGTGGTGACAGCCCCGGGGGTGATAGGAGCAGCATCCGCGAGGTCGCGGAGCAGGTCTTCGGCACGGTGTTCCCCGAGGGCGCGGTCATCGGCGAGGACCGGCTCACGGCTGAGGAGTTCGTCGGCGAGATCGATGTCACGCTGCCGCTTCCCGACGCGCAGGAGCTGGCGCTTCTCCCCGACCCGCTCCGGGACCCCGGCGCCATGGACCTGATCGCCGCGGCGGTCACCGGAAAGAACGGTCTCAGTCCGCAGGAGCTGGGCGGGGTCCTCAAGCAGCACATCCTCACCCAGGCGGTGCTAGACCTGCTCAGTGGCGGCCCGGCGACGCCGGCGGAGATGCTCGAGCTCCTGCCGCGCAGGGGCGCCTACAACTGGGGTGCGGCCATCCGCCAGTCGCCCGACCAGGCCGCCACCGCGCTGGCGCGGTTCGTGGCGTTGCTGTCGCACGCCCGCGATCCGGAGGATCCGAAGCGGCCGTTCCTGCACATCGAGTCCCACGTCTGGGTGCGGGCCGTGTCGCGGCTGCTCCGGCTCGCCGACCACACTCCGGCTTTCGCCTGGATCGGCGAGTTGCCCGTGCTGGACGCCGACTCGACGTTCAACGTGATGGGCAAGAGCCTGCTGCCCTCGATCTACTGCCGCCACTGCGGGCGATCCGGCTGGGCCGCCTTCTCCCCGGAGAAGGACCCGTCGGAGCTGGTCACCAACCCGGAGAAGATCTACCGCGCAGCCGTCGGGTCGGAGAAGAAGCGCATCCGGCCGCTGATCCTGGCCACCCGGAGCGAGGCCGAGGGCCAGGTCCAGAACCTGGGGATTCTCGACGGAGAGCGAATCCGGCCGGTAGATCCCGCGAAGGACCGACACGGCGAGGGCGATGTCGTCTTCATCCTCACCGACCTGGACACCAAGTCGGAGGCGAACCACGCCGCCGAGCAGGACCGCTGTCCCGCCTGCAACCTGGACCAGGGCATCCGCTTCCTCGGTGCGGGGCTCGCCTCGCTGGCCGCGGTGACGGTCACCCAGCTCTTCGCGGGCAATCAGCTCGACATCTCGCAGCGCAAGACGCTGCTCTTCAACGACTCGGTGCAGGACGCGGCCCACCGGGCCGGGTTCGTGGCCAACCGGTCGTACGCGTTCTCGCTACGGCGGTTGCTGACCGGCCGGCTCGATTCCGAGACGCCGATCCTGCTCAACGACCTGGTGGCGGACCTGGCCGCGGCGGCGAGTGAGGCGGACGTGCTGCCCGCGGTGGTCCCGCCCGACCTGCACGATCGGCCGGAGATCGACGCGATCCTCGCGCAGGAGACCGCCGGGTCCACGCAGGCCTGGGACCTCATCGGAGAGCGCCTGGCCTTCGCCGCCATCATGGAGCTCGGTCTGCGCTCCCGGCAGGGCCGTACGCTCGAGTTGACCCGGACGGCCGCCGCCGAGGTCGTGCTGAGCGATCCAGCGAAGATCGCCGGCCTCGCGCGTGACGTGCACACCGGCATGCCCGGGATGATCGAGCTTGCCTCCGACGGCCGATACCTCGCCTACCTGCGAGGCCTGCTGGAGCGGCTGCGCTATCGCGGCGCGATCAAGCACGTGTGGCTGGACAGATGGCTCGCCAACGCCGGGACCAGTAGGTACAACGCGATCTGGGGCAGGCGTCCCGAAGGGCTGCCCGCGTTCCCCAGAGGGTTGTCGGCGCCGACGTTTCTGCTGGACCGGCAGAAACGGAAGTCGGAGTTCGACCGGATCGACTCCGACCAGGGCTGGTACCAGTACTGGACCACGCGCTGCCTCGGGCTCGATCGGGGCGCGGCCGGTGAGTATCTCGCCCGGCTGCTGCCGATGCTTGCTCGCGAGGACGTGATCTCCGTGCGGCCGGCCGACGACGGCGCCACCCGGGTGTACGGCCTCCAGCCGGGACACATCCAGATCCGCTCGCTGGAGGACGCCCAGGTCAACGATGCGGGGATCGGCTGTGACACGTGCGCGTGGGAACAGACCGTCCATCCTGAGCTCTTCGACGACTGGTACGGCCAGCCCTGCCCGCGCTACCGCTGCGGTGGGCATCTGACCAACCGCGGCAGCCAGAACTACAAACTCGACTACTACCGGCGGCTCTATCTCGCACGGGGCGGCGAGGGCGCGTTCCGGGTGGTCACCGCGGAGCACACGGGCGCGCTGACCCGCAGGCAGCGCGAGCAGGTGGAGCAGCGCTTCCGCGACGGCACCCGCTACAACGACCCGAACGTGCTCTCCTGCACGCCCACCCTGGAACTGGGCATCGACATCGGCGACCTGTCCGCGGTGATCCTCGCGTCGCTCCCGCCCGGCCCGGCGAACTACGTGCAGCGGGTCGGCCGTGCGGGCCGCCGTACCGGCAACGCGTTCCTGGTCACGATGGTCGGGCGATCCCCCCGTGACCTCTATTTCCTCAACGAGCCACGCGACATGATCGCGGGCGAGATCGTGCCGCCCGGCAGCTACCTGTCGGCGGTGGAGATCCTGCACCGTCAGTACGTCGCCCATCTGGTCGACCTGTGCGCCCGGGGAAAGCTCGACGGGGTGCTGCCACTGCCACGGCTGGCCTCGGCGCTGTTCGGGGAGACGGGCTGGCTGGCGGGGTTCACCACGACCGCGCTCGCGGCGGGCGCCACATCGGTGGAGGGGTTCCTCGATCTGTTCGGCACGTCGGTGACCCCGGAGGCCGCCGCGGATCTCCGGCAGTTCGCGACCGCGGACCTGGCGCAGACCGTACAGGACGCGGAACGCTCGTGGGGGCAGCGGATCGCGGACCTGCGAGAGCGGCTCGGCGTCATCGACGCCGCGATCGAGCCACTGGTGGAGTCGGATCCCATCCAGCGGGCCCAGAAGCGGGCGCTGGCCGCGGAACGGCGAGCCGTGGCCAAGCGCATCGGTGAGATCGGCAGGGAGAACGCCCAGGGCGCGCTCGTCGAGCTCGGGCTGCTGCCGAACTACTCCCTGATCGACTCCACCACCAGCCTGGAGGCGACGATCACCTGGGATGAGGAGGTCGACGGCGGCAGGCGGTATCACAGCGAGGTAAGGGAGTATCAGCGCTCGGCCCGGCTGGCACTCACCGAGCTGGCCCCCGGCAACTCCTTCTACATGCGCGGCTACCAGCACGAAGTGACCGGCCTGGACATCGGCACCCCGTCGCGCCCGGCGTGGGAGCAGTGGCGGGTCTGCCCGGGCTGCGGCTACGTGCGGACCACGCTCGCCGCGGAGGACACGACCTCCTGCCCCCGATGCGGTGGCGCGGACATCGGCGAGCTGGGGGCCCTCTACGGCGTGCTGCGCCCGACGCGGGTGACTGCCCACGATCGGCGGGATGACGCCCAGATCCGCGACGATCACGAGGACCGGCAGCGCCGCTACTACGAGTCGGCCGTCGCGGTGGACATCGAGTCGGCGGACATCGTGCCGGGGTCGTGGCGGCACACGAAGGCGGTGTTCGGTGTCGACTTCACCCGCAAGGCGGTCGTCCGGCGCTTCAACCTGGGCACCTCCCGCTACGACCGGCCCGCGACGGACAGGTTCGCGGGGGAGGACGTCCGGCTCAACCCGTTCTACACCTGCCCGGCCTGCGGCGGCACGACGGTGGACGGGCCGCCCGCGACAGCCCATTCGGACGCGTTGATCGCGAGCTCGTACGTCGATCCGAGCCGCAAGCATCACCGGCCCTGGTGCACCTACCGGCGGGACGCCGAGGATGCCGAGCACATCAAGCTGATCCTCGCGCATGAGCTGCGCACCGAGGCGTTGCGCATCCTGCTCCCGGTCGCCACACTCCTGATCGAGGAGAGGATGGCCTCGTTCGAGGCCGCGCTGATGGCGGGCGTGGCTGCCGAGTACGGCGGCGATCCCGACCACCTCGCCATCGTCACCGCCACCATGCCCGACCAGGAGACCGGACGGCGACGCCGCTTCCTCGTGCTGCACGACACGTTGCCAGGTGGCACCGGCTACCTGCATCGGCTCTCCTCGGAGGAGGGTTTCCGAGGCGTGCTGACAGCGGCGCTGAAGATCGTGGAGGAGTGTCCCTGCAAGGAGGACGAGCATAAGGCGGCCTGCCATCGCTGCCTGCTCTCGCACGTGCCGGGCAACAAGTACGACAAGGTCAGCCGGGCCGAAGCGCTCGCCATGCTGCGGGACCTGCTCGACACCTGGGACACCACGACGGTCGCCACCACCGATGCGATCTCACTGTGGGACCAGGTGGAGAGCGAACTGGAGGCCCGCTTCCTCGGCGGGCTGGAAGCTTGGGCGCGCCGGACGGACACACCCGGAACGCTGGGTATGGCCGGTGTCCTGAACAAGAAGAAGACGGCCGATCTGCGCATCGAAGGGCCTGACGGCTCGATCGTGCACTGGCAGATGATCCTGCAGAACACGATCAAGGGCACCCGCCCCGATGTGTTGTTCCGGCGGCTGGACGACGTGCCGCTGGAGGTCGCGGTGTACCTCGACGGCTACAACTACCACGCGTCGCCCGACAGGAACCGCCTGGCGGGCGACGCCGTGAAGCGGGCCCGGCTCCGCGCGCACGGGCGGATCGTCTTCCAGCTCACCTGGGAAGACGTTGAAGACTGGGAGACACGCGGATACGCGCCCTTCGTCAAGGGGGAGCCGCCGCGTGCTCCCTACCTGGGCAACGCGCAGACCAGCGCGCGCCAGATCTACCAGCAGTTCAGCCCTGGCCGGGATCCCGAGGAGCTGGCCCGCACGGTATGGGCCAACCCTGTCGACACGCTCCTGGCGTTCCTCCGCGAACCCCTGCCCGAGCTGTGGCTGCGCCGTGCCGAAGCCCTCACCGCCGGACTGCTGAAACTGGCACAGGGTCAGAGCCGTTCCGGTCCCGACGGAGTGCCGGAGCGGCTGATGGCCGCACTCCGTGCGTCGTCTCTCCCCGCTTCGACCATGGAGAAGATCCTGACCATGCGAGCCGTGGACACCGCCGGTTGCCCGATTGCCGTGGTGCTCGATCCGCGTGCCGGTTACACGTGGACGGCTTTCGCGATGATCGACGACACGAACGAGACGATCACCGCCGACGAGGAGAGCCACAGGCGACGCTGGGCGGCCTGGCTCTACTGGGGCAACCTGCTGCAGTTCCTGGACGCGGGGTCGGGAGACGGTGGGCAGCTCGCGCTCACCGATCTTGATGCCTTCGACCCGTCGTTACTCGCGGTGGCCGGAGGAGCAGGGATCACATCCATGCTCAGCCTCCTGCCCCTTGACGAGGATTTGGTGGACGAGGACGAGGACGAGGCAACCATCCCGGCGCACGCCGTGCGGCTGCCGCAGGAAGCTTCTGCGACGCAGACCGTACCCTTCCAGCGAGTTTCCACCGAAGCGAAGGCCGTGCGGAAGGAAGCACAGACCGTACCGGCGACGACAGCGGGACCGGATCCGCGCTGGGAGAAGATCTACGACTTGCTCGACCCGGGAGAGTCGGGTCTGGCGGAGTTCGCACGAGGACTGGCCGAACTAGAGGTTCCCGCGCCTGCCTCCGACGAGGTGGGGTTCGAGCTGGGAGAGCAGGCATGGCAGGCGGAGCTGGCCTGGCCTTCGGTCAAGGTGGCCGTCGTACTTGCCGGGGACGACGACGAGGCGCGCAAGCGGAACGCAGCCTATGCGGCAGCCGGTTGGGATGTGCGTGACGTGCAGGGTTGGCCGGCTGAAGAGCTGGCCAAGTGTATTCGCGGTGGGGGTACCGAGTGA